A DNA window from Solanum lycopersicum chromosome 3, SLM_r2.1 contains the following coding sequences:
- the LOC101246113 gene encoding nuclear intron maturase 3, mitochondrial produces MLRRTTLYFTSKITLFSLPKLHLSTLSPSSSPFYQNPTKILSQSDIKNLVLSQYHHGKFHNLLQNVVALPSFLLTACHNLKPNDKNTLTLDFVSTHFFSLQELSYHLSTNQFDVKVCGFTIPPSSVKGKPLVLPNLKLKVVIEAIRMVLESIYNDRFVTFCYGGRVNMGRHTAIRYLKNSVENPSWWFTVCLNTAKFENKHVDRLCRVMEEKISDEALIGLIEVLFESEIVNIQLGGCCLGRGLPQECGLSSILINIYFNSFDKEIQELRLKTSRENPRVDANDFAEGYQGNAFYKPLKIYAVRCLDEILVITSGTKMMTLDLKSRLVQILERDMEFGIDKVKTVIHSATSEKIEFLGMELQAVKPSVLHPPMSQKAIRARKKYLRQKEVRALELRNAKESNRKKLGMKIFSHVFKKMKRANGFKTDFQIESEVNQIFDSWAEEVMQDFLESVDDRWEWHRMLSSGDFLSLKRIRDQLPRELVDAYDNFQEQVDRYINPIKAKRMLEEQAKIAEEEEERKYSDQTVADLTKLCIKVEAPLEIVKKAVKLIGFTNHMGRPRPISLLMVLEDADIIKWYAGIGRRWLDFFCCCHNFRKLKIIVSYHLRFSCILTLAEKHESSKKEAIRHYTKDLKVSNVDGVEKMYFPTEREVKMMGDNVLIDPNPVDGSLGMTLIRLASDEPSYCCAAHFCDRRDTIVYRIRLLQNVLNLDPWVPGMGAIHENLNKRCIPLCSDHISELYLGRLTLQDTDFASLLHVD; encoded by the coding sequence AtgctcagaagaactacactGTACTTTACTTCCAAGATTACACTTTTCTCACTTCCAAAACTCCACCTTTCAACCCTTTCTCCTTCATCTTCACCCTTTTACCAAAACCCCACAAAAATCCTCTCTCAATCAGATATCAAAAACCTCGTTCTCTCCCAGTATCACCATGGCAAGTTTCACAATCTCCTCCAAAACGTCGTCGCTTTACCCTCTTTCCTTCTCACAGCTTGCCACAATCTCAAACCAAATGACAAGAATACCCTCACTCTTGATTTTGTCTCAACTCATTTTTTCTCACTTCAAGAGCTCTCTTATCACCTCTCTACGAATCAATTTGATGTCAAAGTTTGTGGCTTTACTATCCCTCCATCTTCAGTTAAAGGTAAACCACTTGTGCTTCCTAATTTGAAGCTTAAAGTAGTTATTGAAGCTATAAGAATGGTTCTTGAATCTATATATAATGATAGATTTGTGACATTTTGTTATGGTGGACGTGTTAATATGGGAAGACATACCGCTATTCGTTACCTTAAGAACTCTGTTGAGAACCCAAGTTGGTGGTTTACTGTTTGTTTGAATACtgcaaaatttgaaaataagcaTGTTGATAGGTTGTGTAGGGTTATGGAAGAGAAAATTAGTGATGAGGCATTGATTGGTTTAATAGAAGTGCTGTTTGAGTCTGAAATAGTGAATATTCAATTGGGTGGTTGTTGTTTAGGTAGAGGGCTTCCTCAAGAATGTGGATTGAGTTCAATTTTGATTAACATTTACTTTAATAGTTTCGATAAGGAGATTCAAGAACTAAGGCTTAAAACGAGTCGGGAGAATCCGAGAGTTGATGCTAATGACTTTGCTGAGGGATATCAGGGGAATGCTTTCTATAAGCCGTTGAAGATATATGCAGTTAGGTGTTTGGATGAGATATTGGTTATCACGTCGGGGACAAAGATGATGACTTTGGATTTGAAGAGTAGGCTTGTGCAGATTCTTGAGAGAGATATGGAATTCGGTATTGATAAGGTTAAGACTGTTATTCATAGTGCTACTTCTGAGAAGATTGAATTTTTGGGGATGGAGCTTCAGGCGGTTAAGCCGTCTGTCTTGCACCCACCAATGTCACAAAAGGCGATCAGGGCGAGGAAGAAGTACCTCCGGCAGAAAGAAGTTAGAGCTTTGGAGTTAAGAAATGCTAAAGAGAGTAACAGAAAGAAATTGGGAATGAAGATATTCAGTCATGTATTTAAGAAAATGAAGCGGGCCAATGGTTTCAAAACTGATTTCCAGATTGAGAGTGAAGTCAACCAAATCTTTGATTCTTGGGCTGAAGAGGTAATGCAAGACTTTTTGGAATCTGTCGATGATCGTTGGGAATGGCACCggatgctctcatctggtgaCTTCCTTTCTTTGAAAAGGATCAGAGATCAACTGCCCCGTGAACTTGTAGATGCTTATGACAACTTTCAAGAGCAAGTTGACAGGTACATAAATCCCATCAAAGCAAAAAGGATGTTAGAGGAACAAGCAAAGATAGCAGAGGAAGAAGAGGAGCGGAAATACTCTGATCAGACTGTGGCAGATCTGACAAAGTTATGCATAAAAGTTGAGGCGCCCTTAGAAATTGTTAAGAAGGCAGTCAAACTGATTGGATTTACAAATCATATGGGCCGTCCTAGGCCGATTAGTTTACTTATGGTTCTTGAAGATGCTGATATCATCAAGTGGTATGCTGGTATTGGGAGAAGGTGGCTTGATTTCTTTTGCTGCTGCCACAACTTCAGAAAGTTGAAGATTATAGTATCTTATCATTTAAGATTCTCGTGCATCTTGACTTTAGCAGAGAAGCATGAATCCTCAAAGAAGGAAGCAATCAGACATTACACCAAGGATCTGAAAGTTTCTAATGTTGATGGGGTCGAAAAAATGTATTTTCCCACAGAAAGGGAAGTCAAAATGATGGGAGATAACGTTCTCATTGATCCAAATCCCGTGGATGGTTCTCTAGGGATGACGTTGATTAGATTAGCTTCTGATGAGCCCTCTTACTGTTGTGCTGCTCATTTTTGTGACAGAAGAGATACTATTGTCTACCGAATTAGATTACTTCAGAATGTTCTTAATTTGGATCCTTGGGTTCCAGGAATGGGTGCTATACATGAGAATTTGAATAAGAGATGCATCCC